A genome region from Bacillaceae bacterium IKA-2 includes the following:
- the pheS gene encoding phenylalanine--tRNA ligase subunit alpha, with amino-acid sequence MQARLQELQNEAINQIEAAKSLKELQEIKVSYLGKKGPITEVLRGMGKLSAEERPVIGQLANDVRSAISEKLEEKVADFEAREVENRLASESIDVTLPGRPAPIGARHPLTAVVETIEDIFIGMGFDVAEGPEVETDYYNFEALNLPKNHPARDMQDTFYITEDLLLRTHTSPVQARTMEKFKGVGPVKIICPGKVFRRDDDDATHSHQFMQVEGLFIDENVRMSDLKGVLLEFAKKYFGPDQKIRLRPSFFPFTEPSVEVDLSCVMCAGAGCRICKDTGWIEVLGAGMVHPHVLEMGGFDPEKYSGFAFGMGVERLAMLKYGIDDIRHFYLNDKRFLEQFKRV; translated from the coding sequence ATGCAAGCACGATTACAAGAGCTTCAAAACGAAGCGATAAACCAAATTGAGGCAGCTAAATCATTAAAAGAGCTACAAGAAATTAAAGTATCTTATTTAGGGAAAAAAGGGCCGATTACAGAAGTATTGAGGGGAATGGGAAAGCTTTCTGCGGAGGAGCGCCCAGTGATCGGACAATTGGCTAATGATGTTCGAAGTGCTATTTCGGAAAAACTCGAAGAAAAAGTTGCCGATTTTGAAGCACGTGAAGTAGAAAACAGGTTAGCTAGTGAGAGCATTGATGTTACATTACCAGGACGCCCTGCTCCAATAGGTGCTAGACATCCACTAACAGCGGTAGTAGAAACTATTGAAGATATTTTTATCGGTATGGGCTTTGATGTTGCGGAAGGACCTGAGGTCGAGACCGATTATTATAACTTTGAAGCATTAAATTTACCGAAAAACCACCCAGCCCGAGATATGCAAGATACATTTTATATTACAGAAGATCTTTTGCTTCGAACTCATACATCGCCAGTTCAAGCAAGAACAATGGAAAAATTTAAGGGCGTCGGTCCAGTAAAAATTATTTGCCCAGGGAAAGTATTTCGTCGAGATGATGATGATGCAACGCATTCACATCAATTTATGCAAGTTGAAGGACTTTTTATTGATGAAAATGTTCGTATGAGTGATTTAAAAGGTGTTTTACTTGAATTCGCAAAAAAATATTTTGGTCCTGATCAAAAAATTCGTTTACGTCCAAGTTTTTTTCCATTCACTGAGCCATCGGTGGAGGTAGATCTTTCTTGTGTCATGTGTGCCGGTGCGGGCTGCCGAATTTGTAAAGATACAGGTTGGATTGAAGTTTTAGGGGCTGGCATGGTTCATCCTCACGTACTAGAAATGGGCGGATTTGACCCAGAAAAATATTCAGGATTTGCTTTTGGAATGGGTGTCGAGCGCCTAGCGATGTTGAAGTATGGCATTGATGATATTCGTCACTTTTATTTAAATGATAAGCGTTTTTTAGAGCAGTTTAAACGAGTTTGA
- a CDS encoding RNA methyltransferase — MERIESLNNLKIKNVKKLHTRKGREKLGSFFIEGEHLVEEALKSDVIINEIFIEENFRIPSSWQLNNASVYMVDEKIMKGISETESPQGVGAVCELLGRKPFSIEKPGKYLLIDQIQDPGNLGTIIRTADSAGLSGVILGNGTVDIYNSKVIRSTQGSLFHLPFVKADLSEIVEKLKKKDIPVFGTALNETAVSYKTVSAQDSFALIVGNEGSGISPELLIETTENLYIPIYGQAESLNVSIAAGILLYHLRK; from the coding sequence ATGGAACGGATTGAATCACTAAATAATCTAAAAATTAAAAACGTTAAAAAGCTACACACACGGAAAGGCAGAGAAAAGTTAGGTAGCTTTTTTATTGAAGGTGAACATTTAGTAGAAGAAGCCTTAAAAAGTGATGTTATCATCAATGAAATATTTATCGAAGAAAACTTCAGAATCCCCTCAAGCTGGCAGCTAAATAATGCTTCTGTCTATATGGTAGATGAAAAAATAATGAAGGGCATATCTGAGACAGAATCCCCACAAGGTGTCGGAGCAGTTTGTGAACTTTTAGGAAGAAAGCCATTTTCGATAGAGAAACCAGGAAAATACTTATTAATTGATCAAATTCAAGATCCTGGTAACTTAGGGACAATCATCAGAACAGCAGATAGTGCGGGGCTATCTGGAGTTATCCTAGGTAATGGAACCGTTGATATATACAACAGTAAAGTAATTCGCTCTACTCAAGGGTCATTATTTCATTTACCTTTTGTCAAAGCTGATTTATCTGAAATAGTTGAAAAATTAAAAAAGAAAGATATTCCTGTTTTCGGCACAGCTCTGAATGAAACAGCAGTATCTTATAAAACGGTTTCGGCTCAAGATAGCTTCGCTCTTATTGTTGGAAATGAAGGAAGTGGAATTTCGCCTGAGTTATTAATTGAGACAACTGAAAACCTATATATCCCAATATACGGACAAGCAGAATCTTTAAACGTATCGATTGCAGCTGGTATTTTACTCTACCATTTGAGAAAATAA
- the sspI gene encoding small acid-soluble spore protein SspI: MGFNLRGAILQNVANSSEDDVKATIVDAMENGEEKMLPGLGVLFEVYWKHADEQDKQEVISSISQGLQK, from the coding sequence ATGGGTTTCAATTTACGTGGCGCGATATTACAAAATGTAGCCAATAGTAGTGAAGACGATGTAAAAGCAACAATTGTTGATGCAATGGAAAATGGCGAAGAAAAAATGTTGCCTGGTTTAGGGGTTTTATTTGAGGTTTATTGGAAGCATGCTGACGAGCAAGACAAACAAGAAGTTATTTCATCGATTTCTCAAGGTTTACAAAAATAA
- a CDS encoding M42 family metallopeptidase yields MDNTLKMLKELTDANGIPGNEREPRDVMRKYIEPFADEVTQDHLGSLIAKKVGLAEGPKIMVAGHLDEIGFMVTSIDDKGYVRFQTVGGWWEQVMLAQRVTIMTRNGNVQGVIGSKPPHILTPEARKKIVDKKDMFIDIGASSKEEATEFGVRPGDGIVPVCEFTVMKNEKMLMAKAWDNRIGCAIAIEVLRQLKGVDHPNTVYGVGTVQEEVGLRGARTSAHLIQPDIGFGVDVGIAGDTPGVTEKEALAKMGEGPQIIMYDASMISHKGLRDFVTDTADEAGIPYQFDYVAGGGTDSGAIHLTANGVPSLSITIATRYIHTHAAILHRDDFENAVKLIVEVIKKLDNETVAKITFD; encoded by the coding sequence ATGGATAATACGTTAAAAATGTTAAAAGAATTAACGGATGCAAACGGGATACCAGGTAATGAACGTGAGCCACGGGACGTAATGAGGAAATATATTGAACCATTTGCAGATGAAGTAACACAAGATCATCTCGGGAGTTTAATTGCTAAAAAGGTTGGATTAGCCGAAGGACCGAAAATTATGGTTGCTGGTCACTTAGATGAGATAGGCTTTATGGTAACGAGTATTGACGATAAAGGATATGTACGTTTTCAAACAGTTGGTGGTTGGTGGGAGCAAGTGATGCTAGCGCAACGTGTGACGATCATGACACGCAATGGTAATGTACAAGGGGTTATTGGATCAAAGCCACCCCATATTCTTACGCCTGAGGCTCGTAAAAAAATAGTCGATAAAAAAGATATGTTTATTGATATTGGTGCTTCAAGTAAAGAAGAGGCTACCGAGTTTGGAGTTCGTCCTGGAGACGGTATTGTACCAGTGTGTGAATTTACTGTCATGAAAAATGAAAAAATGCTCATGGCCAAGGCTTGGGATAATCGAATTGGCTGTGCAATTGCAATTGAAGTACTTCGCCAGTTAAAGGGTGTTGATCATCCGAACACAGTTTATGGTGTTGGAACTGTTCAAGAAGAAGTTGGGCTTCGTGGTGCCCGTACGTCAGCTCATTTAATCCAACCTGACATTGGTTTCGGAGTCGATGTTGGAATTGCTGGAGATACTCCTGGAGTAACAGAAAAAGAGGCGTTGGCCAAAATGGGCGAGGGTCCTCAAATTATCATGTACGATGCTTCAATGATCTCTCACAAAGGACTTCGCGACTTTGTCACGGATACTGCTGATGAGGCCGGAATTCCATATCAATTTGACTATGTTGCAGGTGGCGGAACCGATTCTGGAGCGATTCACTTAACAGCTAACGGTGTACCATCGCTTTCGATTACGATTGCGACGCGTTACATTCATACACATGCTGCAATTTTACACCGTGATGATTTTGAGAATGCCGTTAAACTAATTGTCGAAGTAATTAAAAAGTTAGACAATGAAACTGTAGCAAAAATAACGTTCGACTAA
- a CDS encoding dUTP diphosphatase, with protein MNIEKLFQMQTQLDDRIRQEHNLIEEDLMDEKILAFQVELGELANETRCFKYWSIKPASEREVILEEYVDGVHFLLSIGLELQTSSLSARNRKIENQSLTKQFMVLFQLSSQLGDTKKIELFEDLFQQYLHLGDLLNYSIEDIEIAYIGKNEVNHQRQNEGY; from the coding sequence ATGAATATTGAAAAGTTGTTTCAAATGCAAACACAATTAGACGATAGGATTAGACAAGAGCACAATTTAATAGAGGAAGATTTAATGGATGAAAAAATCTTGGCATTTCAAGTTGAGCTAGGTGAATTAGCTAATGAGACGAGGTGCTTTAAATACTGGAGCATAAAGCCAGCTAGTGAAAGAGAAGTGATTTTGGAGGAGTATGTTGATGGGGTTCATTTTTTACTTTCAATTGGACTAGAGTTACAAACTTCTTCCTTGTCAGCGCGTAACAGAAAAATTGAAAATCAGAGTTTGACGAAGCAGTTCATGGTGCTTTTTCAACTTAGTAGCCAGTTGGGGGATACTAAAAAAATTGAACTTTTTGAAGATCTATTCCAACAATATTTGCATTTAGGGGATTTATTAAATTATTCAATTGAAGATATAGAAATAGCTTATATAGGAAAAAATGAAGTGAACCACCAAAGGCAAAATGAGGGTTATTAA
- a CDS encoding sigma-w pathway protein ysdB produces MAVFLFRILIIMAVFILAYSALKYIVNPKRKLELAHQKKQFFFLDEAQNVQKNFLITYRGVLFEGEKYLGTTENSFEVVTIDLWVKSSDKLKGLNKEDFYFIEKEIVSAYPNAKINWKSPIKELLLK; encoded by the coding sequence ATGGCTGTATTTTTGTTCCGTATTCTAATTATAATGGCCGTTTTTATTTTAGCATATAGTGCCCTTAAATATATTGTAAATCCAAAACGGAAGCTTGAATTGGCCCATCAAAAAAAGCAATTTTTCTTTTTAGATGAAGCTCAAAATGTCCAAAAAAACTTTTTAATTACGTATCGTGGTGTGCTCTTTGAAGGCGAAAAATATTTAGGTACTACCGAAAATTCTTTTGAAGTCGTAACAATTGACCTTTGGGTTAAAAGTTCCGACAAACTAAAAGGCTTAAATAAAGAAGATTTTTATTTTATTGAAAAAGAAATTGTCTCCGCATATCCAAATGCAAAAATTAATTGGAAAAGCCCAATAAAAGAATTACTACTGAAATAA
- a CDS encoding VTT domain-containing protein, whose amino-acid sequence MIENLSESIPAYIEQSGIIAPLLFVLFHLIRPLLFLPVLFVCMVGGYLFGIIYGSIFSVVGLTLMCIIFYFVVQKFPNTLSIFAKMNKKMLKSGPMTINQIMILRMVPFAHFHLLSLYVMDQTSSFKEYVKYSFLGVIMPSIVFTSFGQMIIDLPLIYSIILLALLSLLFFYVRKKGLEKQTRVKWKQFFKIKTS is encoded by the coding sequence ATGATTGAAAATCTTTCTGAATCGATCCCAGCCTATATAGAGCAAAGTGGTATTATTGCACCTTTATTATTTGTATTATTTCATCTAATTCGTCCCCTTCTATTTTTGCCAGTTCTTTTTGTCTGTATGGTAGGTGGTTATTTATTTGGTATCATTTATGGTTCGATTTTTTCTGTAGTCGGTTTAACGCTTATGTGTATTATTTTCTATTTTGTCGTCCAAAAATTTCCTAATACATTATCAATATTTGCAAAAATGAATAAAAAAATGCTAAAAAGTGGTCCAATGACAATAAATCAAATTATGATTTTGAGGATGGTTCCTTTTGCTCATTTTCACCTATTGTCACTATATGTTATGGATCAAACATCAAGCTTTAAGGAATATGTAAAGTACTCTTTTTTAGGAGTAATTATGCCTTCAATTGTTTTTACTAGTTTCGGACAAATGATCATTGATCTTCCTTTAATTTACTCAATTATTCTCTTAGCGCTTTTATCATTACTGTTTTTTTATGTTAGAAAAAAAGGGTTAGAAAAACAAACTCGTGTTAAGTGGAAGCAATTTTTTAAAATAAAAACAAGTTAA